The following DNA comes from Excalfactoria chinensis isolate bCotChi1 chromosome 5, bCotChi1.hap2, whole genome shotgun sequence.
ttccttttcctctttttctttgaaagcagatAAGTAACTCAAACCTTAtgtgatattttaattaaactttCAGCTTAGACAGATACAATTGTGAGACAACACATACAGGAGAACCATTTTGTAGAAACCTCCTAAATAAGCTGatcttttatttcacttgtgtATGAGGGTCGTTTCACTTTAATCTGACCGGGGGGACTGTGAATCTGATCGTCTCTGCCTCTCTTCATGCACAGGACGTGACAGAGTTGAATGAACTACAGAAGGAACATGGCTGGAAAAGGACCTTAGGAATGATTCTTTCAGCACAAGCTGACAGGTCAGCCCTCACCTCCAATGGTAGATGTTGCCATGGCAACAGTGATGGTGCCAGGGATGTTGCCATGGTAACACTGATGGTGACAGGGACGTTGCCATGTCAACACTGATGCTGCCCTGATGTTGCCATGGCAACAGTGATGGTGATAGGGATGTTGCCATGGTGACAGGGATGGCGTTGCCATGGTGACACAGTGATGGTGCCAGGGATGCCGTTGCCATGGTGACAGGTCTGTTGCCATGATGACAGCACCGGCAAGGCTGGAGGGCCCCGACAGAAAACCAAGCTCTTTGTCTTCTTGGCTGCAGCAGTTGTGTCTGCTGCTGAGGCTCTGGAGGGCACACGTTGTCCCTGTGACACTGGGGCCTCTTTGCCTCCATGCAGCCCTGTAGGGAGGCCAGTAGGTGTAGTACCATTCTCCTTCACAACACTCCACACCCACTGACTGTGGGAGAGTCTTGGGCCATCTGTGAGGGACAGCACCACCTTTGCTAAAGGCTGCAGCTATGGCTCAGCCCTTCTGTTTCATCAGACTAAACAAGGGCTTTCCTTAACTTCACAGCACCTGCTCTGggcctttgcctgcctgtaaTCACGGCCTCCAGTTATCTGCTCTGACATGGCTATGGGGAGGCTTTGTTGGTAATGGCCCCACAGGGACCAATAAAAGCTCCAGCACTCTCCAACAGTTCTGGACAGCATTTTGACTGCACCTCCATCATTTGGTTACAGCAGCCTGCTCTCAGTCCCTGAAGTTCACGCACACCACATACGCTGTGGGGCTCATTAACAGTGCAGAAAGTCCTAACAAGCCATTTCCCTCATGTCTTCAAGACCTGAACTGCTCATTAGGGAGGTCTCAGTGCAGACAAAGGTTTCAAGTATTGCTGTCCAAAAAAGGAGATGTCGTATTTAAGGGTACTTTTTATTACAGCAGACACCGAGATGTCACTGAGTGCTGCACAACCCATGTGACACAGATGGCAGCTCTGTCATGGAGAGGGAGGTACAGCCAGCATGGGGATAGCATTGTGAGGATCCAAGAGTAGAGAGCTGATAACTGGAGAGTGACTGCAACAGGCAAAGATGGGAATTAATGCcaatggaggagaaagaagccTGTGCAAGAGGAGGGACGCAGGGGGCCATTTGCTTGTGTCCAGTTGTGTGGTCGGTGCTGGTCCGGCTGGGTGTGTGGCAGGCATGGGAGGGAGCTGACTCCCCTCCAGGATACAGGACTACAACCTCAGGATAAGATGCCTCAACGGATTCAGCGGAATCCCGTCCCTATGGAAGTGTAAAGGGCTGCCCTACAGAACCAGGATTCCTGCatcccagggctgtgtgctggggcaGGGACTCAGCCACCAGCCgggctcagcactcagcctgcccagggagctgcccagggagctgcagggagatgtgtgggggaaggaggccCGAGCAGCACAGGGGCTTTTTGCTCCTCAGGGTGatgcatggggctgggggttCAAAGCTGCACTGCTCATCTGGGGCCTTGCAACTGTTCTAGAAGGAGGACCAAACAGGGGAGTTTCTGCCCCATGCTCAACTGGGTGGTCCTGGCTGCCAGCTTGAGTCTGCCCACTGGACTACATTATGTTTCCATACCTATGTTCAGATTTTGGTCAAGCTCTCCGAATCCTGATGTCCATTTTGCTCTGCTGTCTCTAGgctgtgtgctggagctgtACATAGTTGTGGATGGGAATTCTCTAACAGTGATGTTGGTGTTGTTTTATGCAGAGAAAATGCCCCAAAGAAATATCCTGAAGAATCACACCGCTGGACCTGGATTTCTTCTGGGGTTTCCTGATCCCCCTGGGCTGCCAGGAGTGTGCTTCACCATCTTCCTGCTCATTTATGTCACAGTTATCATTGGGAACAGCCTGATTGTGCTGGTTACAGTGCTGGACTTGAGCCTCCACAGCCCTATGTATTTCTTCCTGAGAAACTTGTCTTTCTTGGAGATCTGCTACACATCAGCCActctccccaaaatgctggtgtGTTTCCTGACGGGAGATGTCCAGATCTCCTTCcttggctgtgctgcccagctTTATTTCTTAGTTTCTCTGGGAAGCACTGAGTGCCTATTGCTGGCCACCATGGCTTACGACCGCTATGTGGCCATATGTGACCCCCTGCGCTACAGCCTGGTGATGAATGGTGGGTTCTGTGTCAGACTGGTGGTTGGCTCATGGATGGTCGTCGTACCAATACAAGTGGGACAGATCTACCAAGTGTTTACCTTGCCCTTCTGTGCCtcccatcacctccatcattTTTTCTGCGATGTTCCCCCTCTGTTGGAGCTGGCCTGTGCAGATACTTTCTGGAGCCGGGTGACCCTGAACACTATCATCCTGCTTTTTGCCATCCTTCCCTTTTTCATGATCGTCGTTTCCTACGTTAGAATTATTGGGACGGTTCTGAAGATGCACTCTGCTCCGAGCAGACACAAAGCCTTTTCCACCTGCTCCTCACACCTCATAGTGCTGACTCTCTTTTACGGCTCAGCCACGGTCGTGTACTGCAAACACCACTCAAGGGACTCTGCAGACACTGACAAATACCTTGCCCTGTTTTACACGATTCTGACCCCCATGTTTAACCCTGTCATCTATGGTATGAGGAATAGAGAACTGAGGATTGCCCTGAGAAAACTCCTGTGGGGAAAGTGATAGTGCAGAGTGGGTGAAATTACGCCCCAATAGTTCCAATGAGCATTTGGCTGTTTGTGTGTTGGTGTTGAATCAGACACCTCCAGATGGGGCACCTCCAGATTTGCTGCACTGTCCCACAACCCACTGCATCTTCCAGAAGGAATCAAAGTTTATGTAGGATAGAGAAGGATGTGTGGGGATTCACTGTCACATCATCACAGGGCAGGAAACGAGGGATCCCTGCTCCCCAGCTTCTTGAGGTTTCTACGTCAATTTTGTCTTAGTTACCATATTATACTGTGTATTATCCTTCCTATGATTGCTCTGTGCCTCATTACTGGTATTCCAGTCAGAATTCTGCAGGTTAAAGAAGAAGGAATCCTCACAGAACCACAGTCGGATCCAGCACACAACAGTCCAACACCACACTGCTATGACACATGCAGGCCAAAGGCATGGACTCAATGGACAGCACTGCCAATTTAGAGGGATGGCCCATAGACTGTAGGAAtgatatctctgtgtgtatataaaaaACCAACAGGAAAGATGACGGCAACTATTTGGAATGTATGGAAAAGTCTGGAATCTGTAAGTGATATGGAATGAGGGGTGGGGACCATCCTGGGTTCAGCTGGGATGCTCTGACCTcaggagaaaagcagtgctggaacACCTCGATGTTTTTGCTGCTGATCAGCGCCATTTCAGTTCCTCAGCTTTGTGTGCTGTCCTTCCTGCCATGGGGGATGAAGGATTTGGGATGGGACAGCTCCAGGAGTTGAGCTCAACATCCCAAAGGGATATTTCATACTGTATGACATCATGTGGACAAAAAAGCTTCTTTTGTATATACATCAATATGCAAATATTGTTATTAGAATAATATCAAAATTTTATTATCTTATTTCCCCACCTGTTTCcctattattttttctacctTAGTAAATTGTTTTCAACTCAAGCCACAAATTCTACTTTGTTGTGGTCTTTCTAGTCCCTTcttcatcccactgggaaggggagagaaggtgaagagaaagggaagggaaagggaaaggtgaAGGAgaacagggaagggaagggaagggaaaggaagggaagggaagggaagggaagggaagggaagggaagggaagggaagggaagggaagggaagggaagggaagggaagggaagggaagggaagggaagggaagggaagggaagggaagggaagggaagggaaaggaagggaagggaagggaagggaagggattgCCTCTGATTTGTTAAGGACTGAACTGAAAGCTCAAGCCAGAAATTCTAACGTGTGTTGATCATGTCTAAGCAACCTGCTCA
Coding sequences within:
- the LOC140252530 gene encoding olfactory receptor 10AG1-like, yielding MLEFKTLGGRSEAKSRIAALDFQRANFDFDLRTYSEVSDGLDCLKDVTELNELQKEHGWKRTLGMILSAQADRSALTSNGCVLELYIVVDGNSLTVMLVLFYAEKMPQRNILKNHTAGPGFLLGFPDPPGLPGVCFTIFLLIYVTVIIGNSLIVLVTVLDLSLHSPMYFFLRNLSFLEICYTSATLPKMLVCFLTGDVQISFLGCAAQLYFLVSLGSTECLLLATMAYDRYVAICDPLRYSLVMNGGFCVRLVVGSWMVVVPIQVGQIYQVFTLPFCASHHLHHFFCDVPPLLELACADTFWSRVTLNTIILLFAILPFFMIVVSYVRIIGTVLKMHSAPSRHKAFSTCSSHLIVLTLFYGSATVVYCKHHSRDSADTDKYLALFYTILTPMFNPVIYGMRNRELRIALRKLLWGK